gcctctctgattaatgccctccttgccaggTCTGTGaattttggtgtgtggccatctcttggcaggtttgctgttgtgccatgttctttccatttggttatgatagaattgatggtgctcctagggaccatcaaagttttggatatttttttataacctaaccctgacttgtacttcttaacaacattgtcccttacttgtttggagagttccttagtcttcatggcagtgtttggttagtggtgcctcttgcttaggtgttgcagcctctggggcctttcaaaaaggtgtgcatatgtaaggacaggtcatgtgacacttagattgcacacaggtggacatcattaattaactatgtgacttctgaaggtaattggttgcaccaaagctttttatgggcttcataacaaagggggtgaatagatacgcacatgccaattatcagtttttttatttctgaaaaattgttttatgtatatattttttaatttttttctaattttacttcaccaacttagactattgtgttctgatccatcacatataattcagattaaaaaaacactgaactaaaggctgtaatgtaacaaaatgcagtaaaaccttggatagcaagcataattcattccgaaAACATGCTTGTAGTCCAAAGCACTTGTAactcaaagcaaatttccccataagaaataatggaaattcagatgattcgttccacaaccatttattcataagtctttccatttatagttcatataaaaagattatagcaatgtgataggttgtgtaaccataaaatgtccatccacaaatggaagtctccacaaggggattagaagcaaaatccagcagaagctacagGGTATGAAAGAGAAGagtggtgcctctaagtgtagcaatatggttacatttaatgaaagtaaaACATTGAGCAACTCACcctggttgatgattaaaacaggcacatctaagtatgcaggcatccggggtaaagctgtccacataaaccatcccccgcaccaccggctctcaccgctgtcagtctgcaatcgtgactgggaagactaccctgcagtagggCGATCTGAAAGCGATGCTTGAAGCGCtaatggagcgcagcgtggaagggatgtgTCAGGaaaggctggctgggaacagtggtTCCTCTCCTGTCCGTGTACGTTAGCGGGCGCCTGCACACGCGGGAGCACGCACGCTTACCGGCACTAGGCGGGCTACTGAAACACGGCTACTCCCCTCAGTcattgctgcctgatctgcagcGTTCCTGAGCCTTATCTGTTGACCTAATCTGATCTTGTACATACCCAGCTTGACCTGTGACCTGCTTTGCCTTCCGCCTGCCTCTGACCTCCGGCTTGTCTATGACTCTGCATCTGCCTCATCCTCTGATCCATCCGTGCCTGCCCGTTACTGATCTGGCCTGTCCTGTGACTTCATCCCTGTCTCTTGCATTGGTTCCTGTACCTACTGTCTGTGattgacctggcttgcctgacctTTCTGTGCACCTATACGCAAGTTCTACTTACCTGTTCCAGTGTGTGATCCCTGTTTCCAGCTGGTTCCTGTCTTCCGCCAAGTCCGCTGATCATGCTAAAGCTCCTCTGGAAACTTCCTGATCCTCCTACAGGCTGTTAATTCTACCAGGCACTCGTGCTACCTTgtactcccgtgccacctgtctccactaccaggggcaGCGAGTCAGGGACGCAAGGGAGGTCTCCTTCTGCATTCCAGGCTCGACCattaggtacgtgacagtatcagacagccatgtccgagcccaagcAGGGAGCCTTTCCGATGGATGAACTGTGTTTACATTTGGCAGGACTGACGCAGGCTGTTAAAGGTCTTCGGGAAGGCTACTCCCAGCTGGAGGAACGTGTTCAAGCTCTCTCCCCTCCTGCTACAACCCTGGGGTCGCCACATGCTTCTTCCAGCATACCTGCTCCACCAGTATTAGTGATGTTACCCTCAGAAACTCGTGTGCCCACGCCTGAGAGATTTTCGGGTGAACGTAGCAAATTCAGagctttccgcaactcctgtgagctctacttcgccctccagccACGGACATTCTCTTTGGATATTGCTAAAATGGGCTTTGTAATATTCCTACTCCAGAATGAGCCTCAGACTTGGGCTCACCACCTCCTTGAACAAAGAGCAGTCGAACTGACTAACCTGATCACGTTCATCGATGCCATGGCACAaatctatgaggaccctcagctcTCAGCAACGGCAGAGTCCGCACTTTGCGCATTCTAACAGGGTCGcagagccgcagaggactatgttgTACAATTCAGGCGTTGGAGTGTCGATACCCACTGGAATGATGCCGCCCTCCTCTACCAGTTTCGGTTGGGCCTGTCTGACCCTCTTAAAGATGAACTTGCCCAAGTAGGGGTTCCCCAAACTTTGGATGGACTTATTAACTTAGCAATACAGATCGACAGACGACTGCGTGAACGCAGATCTGAGAGAACCGCTTGTCAAGCACATCCAACCTGGATGCTGCCAAGAGTGCCCAGTTTCTCCAATGCTGCACCCCCAGTTCAGC
This Aquarana catesbeiana isolate 2022-GZ linkage group LG13, ASM4218655v1, whole genome shotgun sequence DNA region includes the following protein-coding sequences:
- the LOC141116550 gene encoding protein LDOC1-like, with protein sequence MSEPKQGAFPMDELCLHLAGLTQAVKGLREGYSQLEERVQALSPPATTLGSPHASSSIPAPPVLVMLPSETRVPTPERFSGERSKFRAFRNSCELYFALQPRTFSLDIAKMGFVIFLLQNEPQTWAHHLLEQRAVELTNLITFIDAMAQIYEDPQLSATAESALCAF